The following are encoded together in the Bradyrhizobium algeriense genome:
- a CDS encoding metallophosphoesterase, whose protein sequence is MSEFRLTQISDTHLARRLQKLTDNFHRVSEHIDATRPDLVINSGDISFDGPTSRSDLEFAKEMHDALPVPCRLLPGNHDIGDNPTAIGPAPKQPATEEERRKYLSVTGEDRWRFDAAGWSFIGLNSLIMNTGIESEAEQFGWLVSELASVNGKPVALFLHKPLYLNTPDDPEIEASAIRYVPQPRRKNLIEMFSAVDLRLVASGHVHQRRDFTFGHTRQVWAPSAGFVIPDRMQEVIGVKEVGLVEYRFQPDSFEVRHVRAPGQTDVGLDELLGKAAKD, encoded by the coding sequence ATGTCCGAATTTCGCCTGACGCAAATTTCCGATACCCACCTCGCCCGCCGTCTGCAGAAACTGACCGACAATTTTCACCGCGTCAGCGAGCATATCGACGCGACGCGGCCCGATCTCGTCATCAACAGTGGCGATATCTCCTTCGACGGTCCGACCAGCCGCAGCGATCTCGAATTTGCGAAAGAAATGCATGACGCGCTACCGGTGCCGTGCAGGCTTTTGCCCGGCAATCACGACATCGGCGACAACCCGACAGCGATCGGCCCCGCGCCAAAGCAGCCGGCGACCGAGGAAGAGCGGCGGAAATATCTGTCTGTGACTGGCGAAGACCGCTGGCGCTTCGATGCTGCCGGCTGGAGTTTTATCGGGCTGAACTCGCTGATCATGAACACCGGAATCGAGAGCGAGGCCGAGCAGTTCGGCTGGCTGGTTTCAGAACTTGCAAGCGTGAACGGCAAGCCGGTCGCGCTATTCCTGCATAAGCCTCTATATCTGAACACGCCTGACGATCCCGAGATCGAGGCGTCGGCGATCCGCTACGTTCCGCAGCCCCGGCGCAAGAATCTGATCGAGATGTTTTCGGCGGTCGATCTGCGGCTGGTCGCCTCAGGCCACGTGCACCAGCGCCGCGACTTCACCTTTGGCCATACCCGCCAAGTCTGGGCGCCGTCTGCCGGCTTCGTCATTCCGGACCGGATGCAGGAAGTGATTGGCGTCAAGGAAGTCGGGCTGGTGGAGTACCGTTTCCAGCCCGACAGTTTTGAAGTCCGCCACGTCAGGGCGCCCGGCCAGACCGATGTCGGGCTGGACGAGCTGCTCGGCAAAGCGGCTAAGGACTGA
- a CDS encoding MAPEG family protein, with protein sequence MSVQMVLLPVFVSVGLTFFLMLWMVSARTKAVKARETSLKDIALGQPKYPARVAQIGNCFSNQFEVPLLFYMLIALALPLRRADLFIVLMSWVFVVTRFAHAGIFVTSNNIQQRSLAWFAGAVVLLVMWIYFALKLLLLI encoded by the coding sequence ATGTCGGTTCAAATGGTTTTGCTGCCGGTTTTCGTGTCGGTCGGGCTCACTTTCTTCCTGATGCTATGGATGGTGTCGGCCCGCACAAAGGCGGTGAAGGCCCGGGAAACCAGCCTGAAGGACATCGCGCTGGGGCAGCCGAAATATCCGGCCCGCGTGGCCCAGATCGGCAATTGCTTCAGCAATCAGTTCGAAGTACCCCTCCTGTTCTACATGCTGATCGCGCTGGCGCTGCCGCTGCGCCGGGCCGATCTCTTCATCGTGCTGATGTCCTGGGTGTTCGTGGTGACGCGATTTGCCCACGCCGGCATCTTCGTCACGTCGAACAACATCCAGCAGCGCAGCCTGGCCTGGTTCGCCGGCGCAGTGGTGCTGCTCGTGATGTGGATCTACTTCGCGCTGAAGCTTCTGCTTCTGATTTAG
- a CDS encoding RsmB/NOP family class I SAM-dependent RNA methyltransferase, producing MTPAARLSAAIELIETIDAQRVPAAKALKEWGTAHRYAGSGDRAAISGLIWDVLRRRASSAWLMDADTPRARVLGMMRLERGMNTEAIAVLCDGGRFAPEPLSEAERSALTSRTLDGAPPHIAGDYPEWLDAPLAAVFGDDRVAEATAMASRAPLDLRVNTLKAKREKVLASLKHLGARETPWSPIGLRIELGADARNPGIHAEEDFIKGAVEVQDEGSQLAALFSAAKPGEQVIDLCAGAGGKTLALAAMMQGKGRLIATDHDKRQLAPIYERLSRAGVHNADVRAPKGDTDPLADIKASADLVLIDAPCTGTGTWRRNPDAKWRMRPGALEVRLKDQAEVLDRASALVKPGGRIAYVTCSVLRSENGDQVRSFLSRHPEFSIQPLNETASVLWDKAEDFENAALKSAEGWLLTPRRTGTDGFFVSVLKKA from the coding sequence ATGACCCCTGCTGCCCGGCTGTCCGCCGCCATCGAACTGATCGAGACCATCGACGCGCAACGCGTTCCCGCGGCGAAGGCGCTGAAGGAATGGGGCACCGCGCATCGCTATGCCGGCTCGGGCGACCGCGCGGCGATATCTGGCCTGATCTGGGACGTGCTGCGGCGCCGGGCGTCCAGCGCCTGGCTGATGGACGCGGACACGCCGCGTGCGCGTGTGCTCGGCATGATGCGGCTCGAGCGCGGCATGAATACCGAGGCCATCGCCGTGCTGTGCGACGGCGGGCGTTTCGCGCCGGAGCCGCTGAGCGAGGCTGAGCGATCAGCGCTCACCTCGCGCACCCTCGACGGCGCGCCGCCGCACATCGCCGGCGATTATCCGGAATGGCTGGACGCGCCGCTGGCAGCGGTGTTCGGCGACGACCGCGTGGCCGAGGCGACAGCGATGGCGAGCCGCGCCCCGCTCGATCTGCGCGTCAATACGCTGAAGGCCAAGCGCGAAAAGGTACTCGCTTCGCTCAAGCATCTTGGCGCGCGGGAAACGCCGTGGTCGCCGATCGGCCTCCGCATCGAACTCGGCGCCGACGCGCGCAACCCCGGCATTCATGCCGAGGAGGATTTTATCAAGGGCGCCGTCGAAGTGCAGGACGAGGGCTCGCAGCTTGCGGCGCTGTTCTCGGCGGCAAAACCCGGCGAGCAGGTGATCGACCTCTGCGCCGGCGCCGGCGGCAAGACGCTGGCGCTCGCCGCGATGATGCAAGGCAAGGGGCGGCTGATCGCGACCGATCACGACAAGCGCCAGCTCGCGCCGATCTACGAGCGGCTGTCCCGCGCCGGTGTCCACAACGCCGATGTCCGCGCGCCGAAAGGCGACACTGATCCATTGGCCGACATCAAGGCCTCCGCCGATCTCGTGCTGATCGACGCGCCCTGCACCGGCACCGGCACCTGGCGCCGCAACCCCGACGCCAAATGGCGCATGCGCCCCGGCGCGCTCGAAGTGCGGTTGAAGGACCAGGCGGAAGTGCTTGATCGCGCGAGCGCCCTGGTCAAGCCCGGCGGCCGCATCGCCTATGTCACATGCTCGGTGCTACGAAGCGAAAACGGCGACCAGGTCCGCAGCTTTCTGTCGCGCCATCCGGAGTTTTCGATTCAGCCACTGAACGAGACGGCAAGCGTGCTCTGGGACAAGGCGGAAGATTTTGAAAACGCCGCGCTGAAGTCGGCCGAAGGCTGGCTGCTAACCCCGCGCCGCACCGGCACGGACGGGTTTTTCGTCTCAGTGCTCAAGAAGGCATGA
- a CDS encoding dienelactone hydrolase family protein, with the protein MRFRDQGIVFAGGAKGQNIDILSANPVNYFQVISNAAELPRLVIDGKLFLPTSDHRKRNGKLPLVMVVPGSLGVAASHLAHAEALVDDGFAAFVLDSFGARDVTSTVANQSQFSFGASAYDVLAAWMVLSDHPEIDASRIGAQGHSRGGSAVLTAATRRFADAVVGAGAGFRSVLAAYPWSGHQFLDPSIDETEIRVIMGDADEWCSPMQVQGHCQAIRLSGGRATMRLIGDAQHSFDRGTGIENVPDASVSPAAPTSYIADNGAFIHPLTGVADSKLVDRDLMVYALKAGYGRKGARIGSRDGDAELFRADMLAFWRRTLG; encoded by the coding sequence TTGCGATTTCGCGATCAGGGCATTGTTTTCGCTGGCGGTGCCAAGGGACAGAATATCGACATCCTCAGCGCCAATCCGGTCAATTACTTCCAAGTCATCAGCAATGCCGCCGAGCTGCCGAGACTTGTCATCGACGGCAAGCTGTTCCTGCCCACTTCGGATCATCGCAAGCGCAACGGGAAGCTGCCGCTTGTCATGGTGGTGCCGGGCAGCCTCGGCGTCGCGGCTTCTCACCTGGCGCACGCCGAAGCGCTGGTCGATGACGGCTTTGCGGCTTTTGTGCTCGACAGTTTTGGCGCGCGCGATGTGACGTCCACCGTCGCCAACCAGAGCCAATTCTCATTTGGCGCCAGCGCCTATGACGTGTTGGCCGCGTGGATGGTGCTGTCTGATCATCCCGAGATCGACGCTTCCCGGATCGGCGCGCAAGGCCACAGCCGCGGCGGCTCGGCGGTGCTGACGGCGGCGACGCGACGTTTTGCCGATGCGGTGGTCGGCGCCGGCGCCGGTTTTCGCAGCGTGCTCGCCGCCTATCCCTGGAGCGGCCACCAGTTCCTCGATCCATCCATCGATGAAACCGAAATCCGCGTCATCATGGGCGACGCGGACGAATGGTGCTCGCCGATGCAGGTGCAGGGCCATTGCCAGGCGATCCGCCTCTCCGGCGGAAGAGCGACGATGCGGCTGATCGGCGACGCGCAGCACAGCTTTGACCGCGGCACAGGTATCGAAAATGTTCCCGACGCATCCGTCTCCCCCGCCGCGCCGACGTCCTATATCGCCGACAACGGCGCCTTCATCCATCCGCTCACGGGCGTCGCGGACAGCAAGCTCGTCGACCGTGACCTGATGGTCTATGCGCTGAAGGCGGGCTACGGCCGGAAGGGCGCGAGAATCGGAAGCCGCGACGGCGATGCTGAGCTGTTCAGGGCGGATATGCTCGCGTTCTGGCGGCGGACGCTGGGCTGA
- a CDS encoding NADP-dependent oxidoreductase, with product MSASAKRIVLAARPVGEPKPSDFRLEDCPIPTPGTGEVLLRTIWLSLDPYMRGRMSDGPSYAQPVPINGVMEGGTVSEVIASNNPGFAKGDIVLSRAGWQTHAISDGKGLAKIDPKIAPISTAVGVLGMPGMTAYTGLLDIGKPQAGETVVVAAASGAVGSAVGQIAKIKGARAVGIAGGKDKCAYVKNELGFDDCLDHRETDLAAKLKFACPKGIDVYFENVGGAVFEAVFPLLNAFARMPVCGLIAHYNDTQAVAPKWAPAMMRNVLTKRLTIRGFIVSDFAARHGDFLRDMSQWVREGKVKHKEFVTEGLDSAPAAFMGLLKGANFGKQLVRVGPDKI from the coding sequence ATGTCCGCATCAGCAAAGCGCATCGTTCTCGCCGCTCGCCCGGTCGGCGAACCCAAGCCCTCCGATTTTCGCCTCGAGGATTGCCCGATCCCGACCCCGGGCACGGGCGAAGTTCTCCTGCGCACCATCTGGCTGTCGCTCGATCCCTACATGCGCGGCCGCATGAGCGACGGTCCGTCTTACGCGCAGCCGGTGCCGATCAACGGCGTGATGGAAGGCGGCACGGTCAGCGAGGTGATCGCCTCGAACAATCCCGGCTTTGCCAAGGGCGACATCGTGCTGTCGCGCGCGGGCTGGCAGACGCACGCCATCTCCGACGGCAAGGGCCTGGCGAAAATCGATCCGAAGATTGCGCCGATCTCGACCGCTGTTGGCGTGCTCGGCATGCCCGGCATGACCGCGTATACGGGCCTGCTCGACATCGGCAAACCGCAGGCCGGCGAGACCGTCGTCGTCGCGGCGGCCTCCGGCGCGGTCGGCTCAGCGGTCGGCCAGATCGCGAAGATCAAGGGCGCACGCGCGGTCGGCATCGCCGGCGGCAAGGACAAGTGCGCTTACGTGAAGAACGAACTCGGCTTTGACGATTGCCTCGATCACCGCGAAACCGATCTCGCCGCGAAGCTGAAGTTTGCCTGCCCGAAGGGCATCGACGTCTATTTCGAGAACGTCGGCGGCGCGGTCTTTGAAGCGGTGTTTCCGCTGCTCAATGCGTTTGCGCGCATGCCCGTCTGCGGCCTGATCGCGCATTACAACGATACGCAAGCCGTGGCGCCGAAATGGGCGCCGGCGATGATGCGCAACGTGCTGACCAAGCGGCTGACCATCCGCGGCTTCATCGTCAGCGATTTTGCCGCGCGTCACGGCGACTTCCTGCGCGACATGTCGCAGTGGGTTCGCGAGGGCAAGGTCAAGCACAAGGAGTTCGTCACCGAAGGTCTCGACAGCGCGCCTGCCGCGTTCATGGGCCTCTTGAAGGGCGCCAATTTCGGCAAGCAGTTGGTTCGCGTCGGACCGGATAAAATTTGA